Sequence from the Arvicola amphibius chromosome 3, mArvAmp1.2, whole genome shotgun sequence genome:
GCCATCTGTagctgctccagctccaggagtatctgatgccctcttccagcctcctccGTCACCAGGCACACCcgtggtacacatacattcatgcaaacactcatacatataaaataataaagttaaaatttaaaaactaccaaATGCAGAAAGTGAGGCAATGCAGTCCAGTTGGTAaaagtacttgcctaacatgcacaaagtcCTTGGTTAGATTCCAAGCACAGcctaaactgggtgtggtgacctGTTCCTATAATCAAGGCACTCAGGAAGTGGTGGCAACATGAGCAGAGGTCCAGGATCATCACTACCTAtgcagaagtttgaggccagcctgagctacatgagactgtctcaaatagAGCAAAATAACATTaataccaaccaaccaacaaagaaaaaggagagggagagagagagagagagagagagagagagagagagagagagagagagagagagagagagagagagagagagagagagagagagagagagagagaaccagttgAAACAATAATTCACTGCCTAAAAACAAACTCTTTGAGGGCACCAGCTTCCAGTCTCAGGGCACCTCCCCGCCAGCTGCCAGGGCCTAATGCTGCCTTTGCCAGTGGCTTTCAGTGTTGGTGTGGCCTCCACCTGTTATTTTAAAGAGTGTTaccacagctgggtgtggtggtgcatgcctttaatcccaacactcaggaggtagagacaggcagatctctgagtttgaggccagcctggtctacagactgagttccaggacagccaaagatacacagagaaaccctgtttcaaaaagcaaaacaaaaaaagaagtgttaCTAGAACTGATAGAGGGCATTCTTAAGGGAGTGGGTGCAGCTCATTTGTAGAACACTTGCCTTAGTATGCAGCGTATGAGGCCCTAGGTCCCCAGCACTaccaagaataaaagaaaaaacagatggGAGAGAACTCGTCATTTCCTAGGAGCAGCACAGGCTCAGAGAAGTAAAGAACCTACTTGGGGACACACAGCAGAACCAGGCTGGAGCATGGTGACCCTCTCTTTGGGTTTCATTCTCCACCTCTTAGGTGAGGggacacaacaggacagatgtCCCACCTACCCATGCACCTCTCCATCCAGCTGGCTGCCACGTCCTCCTCCAACTCTTGGTGCTCAGAGTCACTTCATCAGGCCCACAGTGCGTCTGCTCCCTCAGtgaaacccccacccccacatgcgGCCCTGAGAGGGCCCTCTTGTCGAGGCTGACACTAAAGTCCCATAGAAGCCCCCTTTCTCAGTCCTCTCCAAGAGCCCTCTGAAGCTGGGGTGAAGAGGTAGAGGACACCCCTCCAAGGGCAGGCGTGAGGCCTGCGAACTCCAAGTCAGCAGGACGTGGGAAGAGTCATGTCATTAGGGATTTTTATTTTCCACTCAACGAGAAGAGGAAATTCCAACTATGGAATCTAGAGAATTCTACAGGAACAGAACAAATTCTGGCTGGGCCCTGGGCCCAGAGTCGGTCTGGAGCTGTTGGCGCTACTGTTCAGTGCCAGCTCCATCCTTGGCACCCCGCCCCTCACACAGCATTGCTCCgctcccagagcccacagtgGCAGCTGTGTGATGCTGTGGCTGCAGCTGCTGCCCTGCCCAAGAAGGAATGTGAGCTCTGTTCTGAGAAGTCAGGGATGCCAATCAGGAGAGAATTTTAGAAATCATTCAGTccatccccattttacagatgatgaGACAAAACCCGGAAGGAGCAGTTTCTAGGATAATAAAGGTGGGGATAAGAAACATGCCTCCTGTGTGCCCAGAGTCCCTCTGAACATCCAAGTGCTGGTATCTGCAGGCGCTGGCAATCCAAGgggtgtgtgcctatgtgtgccaGGATGCATCTGTGGCAAATGAGCCAGGGCGTCTGTATCCCTCTGTGAGCGGTCTTGTATGAAAGAACAGGGGACTGTACCCAGAGAGGGTTGGGCTAATCCTATCAACTTGGCAACCTTTCCAGGccgaagagggagagaaggaagaatgagaacTTTGCTGGCAATAAAGAGGGTGAGtcagagcccaggctggacaCGGACGAGAAGGCTCTGGGGctaggttgggggggggggagcccaAGATGGAGTGGAAGTATCTGGAAGCTGAGACACTCTCCTAGCCCTCACATGGGACCAGCCCTCTGGCCATCCCAGAGgtaaggggggggagggaggggagtggtcACATGATGTGGCACTTCTCAGCTGATTGCTTGAGGTCCCCTAGTGTAGTCTGGGCCTTGTCCTTGAGTGAGCTGAGGTCTAAGCCAGGCAGGCTGGCCAGCTGTCCCAGCACAGAGGCcttatcttcttcttcctccGTGTCCTCCTCGATCATCTTGGCTAGCTCCCGAGGCAGTTCCACGTCTCCTCCTGCCAGCTGGATCTGGCTTTCATCTGTCTCACTCTGCAGGGAAGAGAGACGAGACAAGGGTGGAGGTCTAGGAGGACCTAGCAGACTCGGTTCTGGGGCCCTGGATTCGTGGAGGCCATATTTCAGTGAGGTCAGCGTCTGCCCCAACACCTGAGTCAAGCCTTCCGTGGGTAGCCATGGAGACTTTGCACTTCCAAACCTTGCAGCTTTTACACGGCTTTAGTCACCTGGACACTGAAGGACAAGCAGAGAGACTAATCAAAAAGGCAAATGTCACTCTGTTATGGTAGGCTGAGTCATGTGTTGACCGCGGCTAACTCCACCAAATGACACAACCAAACCAGTGATGGGTGCCAGTCATCAAGACCCAGTCTAAGGCTGACAGGGACCCAGGTGCTTTTGactcttttttagatttattttattattttgatgtgtatgtgcacatgtgtgagggtgCCCATGGAGGCATGAAGAGGGTATcaaacccctggagctggagttacaggcagttgtgaactttCTGATGTGCACGCTGGGAACTAAAGtgcagtcttctgcaagagcaacaggtggtCAtagccattgagtcatctctctagcaccaagaatgcttttactttttttatttatttattatgtatacaatattctgtctgtgtgtatgcctgcacgccagaagagggcaccagaccccattagagatggttgtgagccaccatgtggttgctgggaattgaactcaggacctttggaagagcaggcaatgctcttaacagctgagccatctctccagccccaatgctTTTACTTTATGTGACTAAAAAATATCTAGGAAAATgccagccatggtggtgcacacctttaattccagaaggcagaggcaggcagatctctgagtttgaggccagcctagtctacagagctacaaagctacacaaagacaccctgtctcaaaaacaaaacaaatgatcaaacaaaaaaagaccaaaataaaactAGGAAAAGCCAGGGGTGGGGATCAATGCCTTTactcccaacactcgggaggcagaggccagtggatctctatgagttcaaagccagtccgATCTAGTacctcaagttccaggccagccagcaaTACATAATGAGAACTGTCTCAAGaccagcaaacaagcaaaaactaggGAAAAAATGAGAAGTGGTCATAGCTGTGATCTCATCACTGAGTGTAAGtggaagggtcaggagttcaaggccatcctcagtaGGATGGAACCTGTCAGGTCTacttcagaaattaaaattttttaaaaaagagacagatTTTAAACAATTTGTCTAAGATCATACAACGAGGAAGGGAAGTGGTAAGCTAGATTCAGACATGTGTCACTCATTCCAATATCTGTACTTCTTTGGCACCTGCTGAAAGCCACCACACTCCCCTAGGCCTTGGGGGAGGGTCTTCTCCTACATCCCACACTGCTGTACCCAAGTCTTGCCTTTTCTGCTAGACTCAGAATTCCCTCACAGCAGAATAATGTCTCTTCCATGTTTAGCATAAGCATTTGAACCATGACCCTATTGCTACCTGGATTTTCAATAATACAGAAGTTCAATAATGCAAATTTTCTGAACCAGGTTTGCCTCTGAGAGACTTGTGAGAAATCAATGGCAGCCAAGGGCTCAGTAAACACTTGCTGGATGAGTAAATGTGATACAACATATTTGATCTCTGAAATCAAGGCCAAGGCTATGGCATCCTACTCCTTGGAGTCTAACATAGCTCTGGACACACAAAAGTGATAttcttggctggagagatggctcagaggttaagagcattgcctgttcttccaaaggtcctgagttcaattcccagcaacctcatggtggctcacaaccatctgtaatggggtctggtgccctcttctggcctacaggcatacacacatacagaatgttgtatacataataaataataaattttttttaaaaaagtgatattCTTGGAAGTGGCTTGTCCCATGTAGGAGTGGCACATTTGTATGCTAATCTAGTGTTGCAGCATCTTGGGAAGAATGGGGTAGGGGCTTCTGAGACAAAGACAGGCTAAGGGGATACCTTATTCTTTGTAGGTAGACCCCCATATCCGGGAAAGTAGCTTGAGGGCTGGAATAGGCAGAGGCCCAATACCACGGGCTTGAGTTCTCACCCACTGGCTGTATGACCTTACGAGTCCCTTAGTCTCCCTGAGCTCAGTTTCCTTTTTCACATACACAGTGACAACTATCTAGCAACTTTATTGAGAGGGTCTGGTGAGGACAGGAAGGTAAATACCTGGtgcacaggaggcagagccatGTTCTCTCCTCCTGCCAGCTCTCCACATGCACTCAGCAGCCCCACAACAGCTTACCCCTTATaaggttttctttcttacttctctGTGTCTTCATGAGCCAGGCTTGACCcaggtgggagaggagggagtgaagGAAACAAGGGCTGACTCCATAAACACAAACCTGTAAGCTTCCAAAGGCCCAGGGTCCATCTCAGCTCCGAGAGtaggtgaatgaatgaattagttgaatgaatgagtgagtgggtaagaaaaggaaaatgtaatcAAGCACCTTATGGGTCTGCAGGGCTAAGAGCTGAGGGgggccctgagggaagtccagcTCCTAGTGCTCAGGGTCCCAGTAGCACCTCATAATTTAGGCCCTGGGTACCTTGGGCAGACGGTATTTGTCTCTGAAGTGACTCCGCAGTGTGGCCCGTTCCGCCTTCCTCTGTGTGAACTGTGCATCTCGCTCCATTCTGCATGGGAAAAGGACACCAGCTGTGAAGTCACCGCAGAGGTTGAGAGAAGGTGTGGGCAGTTAGCAAAGGAAGGGCTAAGATGGCCTGAAGACCTGGGAGGGGGCTGCATGGGTTCTCCAATCCCCAGCTGACCTGTGTCCAGTCGTCTCAGACTGACTGTCTTAACTTTTGCTACCAGCTTGTCACAGTGTCCTTCCTTGGTATTCTCCACTTCTGCCAATGAACAGAGTTGACTGGGTGGGAGTCTGACTCTGTCTCGGGAGATCCTAATATACGTCCTTTGCAGTGGCTGCCTGGGGTCTGCCGTTCCTGTTCTTTCTCAACAAGCTGTGTGGAGCGGGCAGTGAAGGTGTGTGTGGGCACTCTGGATGTGGCCCATGGCTCCACCACTGCCACTTGTAGTATGTACTTCAGTAAATCACTTAGCTTCCTCTTCTGTAAACTGGGGATGAAACTTTGCAATTCACAAGACAACCAAGATCAAACAAAATGACAATAGCCAACATTTCATGAAGATCTGCCTTGTGCCGGGTGCCGTACTAAATGGTTAACATGTGTGACGTCATCAGCTCTCATGGATATATAAAGCACGGATTGTGACTACCACTCCCATCTTCCAGAAGGGAAAAGGAGTCACAGAAATGTTAAGTGACTTTCCTAAAGTTACTCAGCTAGTAAGCAAAATGAGGTTCCTGACCAAGCAACCTCACCCCAAAGCTCAGACCCTAGCTCACTATCTCTGCTCTGCCCCAGAACTACTGCACACAGTAGGCTCAGTATCTATGAATCGCCCCATCCTGGATCTGTCCCCACGACTCTGTGCCCTGCTGATAAAAAGCACTTTTCTTACAGTCTCAGGCTCAGAGGAGCCCCAGTTGGAAACAGGCAGTTAAGACCAGATCGGATTAAGGGATTACCTATTTCATCAGAGATGCACGTGCACTCTCCCCCCCAGGCACTCatcaccctccccccacccccaactcctcctgGACCAGAGGATGAAGATGGAACGGGGTCCCGGATTTGAAACGGGATGGTTGTGAAAGTAGCCGAGTGCACCTTCCGCCCGCTCACCACGTTTAGGTGATGTAAAGGAGCTCTGACCCAGGGGTGGGCAGAGCAGCattagtgtatttgtgtgtgggtcACAGGAGCCAAGAAGGAGTTCCACTTACTTCTCCTCCACCAGTTGCTTCTGATACTCCTCGTACTCTTCTCGGCTCATGCCCTGTGCTTCGGCTGCAGACTTGTCTCCATCCCCTTTGTCCTCGCCGCCCCCCAGGCTTCCGGTGAGGTTCTTCAGCTGGCCACCCACCATGGACTTCACCATGAACGCCATGGTCTTCTCTGGCCACTGCACCAGGCGCCTGGTTCGCTGAGCCTACTTCAGCACTAAGTCCCAGGGACAGCTCCGGCTGCGCGCTCGCCCCACGCTTTGCTCGctgctgcctctaccttcccaaaCCCCTCCTCACGGGAGGGGGGCGGGGGGCATGCACGGGGCTGAGAAGCCTGAACCACGTGCCCGCTCCTCACTCCCGCCTTTCCCATGTGCCTTCTTTATCGCCGGCCAAGCTCTCCTGGGCTACTGCTGACAGCTGATTAGGGCTTGTTTGTGGTGGTGGGGTCGCTGCCCTGGGAGAAGGGACTGGACTGATGTGTGCCTTGATCCCTGCATCCCCAAGAACCAGGACTTCAGCTTGGAGCACCCGGTAGCCTCAACCAACACCCCTAGCCTTGGGTCCTATTCCATCCTCCAATCTGCTGACCCTAGCAGCTACAAGGCTGTGAAGTGGGGAGACCACAAGAGCTGAGCAGGAATCCTAGTTACATGGTTCGGTGAGTCTGCACTCAGTTCCTCTGTCACGTGTCTGCCCTGCTGTCCCTGGAGCCtcagggagtggggaaggggagtgTTGTTTGGGGGTACTGAAAAGATGAGCCAGGAGGAACCCAGGGGACTCTCCTTGTCCTTGGTGAGTTCAGGGGCAGAATTGTGCACagctgtctctctttgtctcagcAGCCTAGAGGAAAAGGCTGTGGGGGGTATCTGGCCCTTGGCCTTCTTGCCCTCTTGAACTCTATTCCTGCCTGCCACCCAGAGAAGATGGAAAGCTACCAAAGATTATGTGAGTCTGGAAGGTAAATGAGGGgatcagcacagcatgaggaacatCACCTTTAATATGATGAACTTGCCAAAAGCTAAGATGTGGGCACTCAGGAAGGATACTGGCCAAATCGTCCATCCTCCATTTGTCTCCCCGTAAGACATGGCTTTGAGTTGGGTTAAGCATGCATGCTGGAGGGGACAGGCTGTCTCCTCAGAGCCCCCAGGGTCCTAGGGATGGGCAATACAGGCTCTAGAGGGAGGCTTCCTGTGGACAGGTACTCCTGGAGCCTCTTGTCCagctcctgcctgctgccagAGAGAAAAAGTTACCTGAGCCTCCCTTCTAAAACCAAGACTCACACTTGCCTCTCAATACACAGTGTACCACGGCCTCCCATATTCTGGGACCTTCTGTGGCTCCCTTGACATGCCACAGACACTCACATTTTACCCTGGCATCTGAAGTCCTTCTGGGTGGCTTAGTGCCAAAGCTGCACTCCTGtgcacacattttcttctttcatttttagagacaatctcactatgtagcccaggctcgccCAGACTTCATCATCCCTCTGctccagccttccaagtgctgagattaaaggctttcATTCCTAGTCCAGAACACCCAGATTCCTTTCCCGGCCTTGTAAATTGACCCTGCACTTTACTTCAACAGTATTCAATtgctgccttttttctttcccctaaaGATGTTTTTTTCATGCTTCCATGCTTTTTCTGATGCTATTCCCTCTCCATCAATGTCTTTACCTGTTTTGCCAAGCTGGAAAACTTTTAGTCACTTTGATGACCCAAATCAAATATCCTTTCCAGGTCAATTCCCTGATCCCCATaaacccccaaccccacccccaagacgaTTCCGTTGCTTTTTTCCCAGCTCTCCAAGCTCCCAGCCATCCCAGCACTGCTGGCTACCAGGTAATTTTCAGATGCTCACGCTAGAGTGAGCTCTGTGGGGCAGGACCAGATGGGACTGGGGCCTGAGCGGGTGTCTGTGCTTGATAAGTGAGATGTTGCTGCTCTATATtctgctcccagccttctggTGAACTGGGTAGCTCCCATCTGAGTTTTAGGGTCCCCTACTTCAAGTTCACCGGTTGTAGACCAGAACCAAGATATAAATGTGCTATGGGAAGTCCTGCCTGGGGGAAGGCTCACCTGAAGTTCATGTAGCAGAAGAAGCCTACGGtctggatgaggaggaagaacaggaagacGCTGGTCCGAAGACATGCAGAAGTTCCTGAGAGCCAGCCAGATGGGCGgggagccttggctgtccttttCTGAAAGGGGAAAGTGTGcggccctgcctctgcttctaacccaggaaagggaggggggactGAGTCTATGCCTTGCATGGTTCCTATTTATCTCCCTCAAGCTTGGGCTATGCTGGGGCTGTCATCTAGAGAATAAGGAAAAAGACAAGTGACCAAAACTGCTTCCTTCTCCAATCTTGCATGGCTCCATCTGTGGGAATAGCTCAGAAGAGACAGGCCCTGGTCTAAGAGATaagagaaggagaggcaggatgGGGACATGAGGGCAAGGGAAAGaacaaggaaggacagaggcTCAGGGGAAGTCAGTACCACTGTTGAACCTGACTGGTCCCTGGTGAGGTCTATCCCACTTCCCCTCTGGGCATCTAGGCCATTTGGGTAGTtctgagtttgtgggccttcctCCTGAGGAAAAAAGTGCAaagacagccaggtggtggtcgtgcactcctttaatctcagcatttgggaggcagaggtaggtggatctctgtgagtttgagaccagcctggtctacagagcaagttccaggactacacagagaaatcctgtcttgaaaaaccagagagagagagagagagagagagagagagagagagagagagagagagagagggtgagattTGTGTTCTTGTGTTCTTTCATGTCCATGTCCAGGCACATATAGATCCATAGATGTGCCTGTTGGGGTACTGGACAGAtcctccaaagctatagaaagtGTTAGGAGAAGGGTGGCAGAGACCAGACCTCAAGGATGAGCGCCTTGTACAGTCCACTACTTCTTACCACCAGATCCCGGAGGTCCTTCTGCAGGAGGCTGAGGATCTGGTCCAGTTCAAAAAAGTGATGCTTAGTGCCCACAGGCAGGTAGAAGACCTGGGCTCCTGAAGCCATTCGGGCAGCTGCTTTCCTGGTGGTGTGGTGGGGTCATGGAAATCAAGAAAGATGATCCATTATCCTTTTTGGTTGTACCCAAATTACCTAATCTCTTCCCATAATCCCCCAAGCCAGCACATGGTAAAGAATAGATATCATTAATAGAGTTTTATCTTTGGGGCAGGTttttttactcaaaaaaaaatgcTCCCTAGAACCTGAGACAATTTTAGCATATACAACGAATTCTCTGAAAATGTCTGTCTATGGACCGGGCTCCCTGGGCTCTGCTTTTTATCTCTAGCCCAGGGGAATTAGCTCTTCTCAGCCCTCTGCATCCCCCAGGCATCTAGAAGGAGGGTATACAGCCACAGGATCCATAATGTTCAAgggatcttcccacctcccagAGCTCTAAGGGGAGCTCTGCAGGCAAGGGTGAGCCAGAGTGAGATTCTGGGAGACTGGAGGCAAAATAACCTCACATCATTTCCTCCAAAGGGCCTCATCTTGGCTGGGCTTCCTCCAAGAACCTCCATCAAAATGTATGCCctcagggactgaagagatggttcagtagtggGTAGGAGTGCTTGCTTTGCCATCACAAGAACCTGAGTCCACATTCCCCGCACATAGGTAAAAAAGCCATGTCTGGCTACATCCCCAGCATGGGGCGGGGCGAGCGGGCAGGAACCTGACAGAGGCAGGATGACAGAGGAGCCTtgtttccctctctgtccccatcCTCACTCTACCCCTTACCTCCCTTACCTCATCTCCTGCAGGGCCTGGAGCAGAGTCCGCTGTCCATAGAGCAGGGTGCTGACCTTGGCAGTGTTCTACAGGAGAGCCAGCTCTTATCTAGTGTCCAGAGTAGAGTGCCCCTCTCCTCAGGGTCCATCTTCCCAGGGATATTTTACTCTTCTTCAAGAAGCCTTACTAAATAGCCATGGTTCTCCCCCTTTGGGGACACACTGAATCTCCCATAGATGTTATCCATCTGGGTTTCTGGGGGACCCTTGTTCTACACCAAAGGTGTGATGTTTCTCCCAAAAGGGACCTCTAGGATTTCCACAAAttcttctccctttttaaaaggatctctctgtgtctttctcctaGGCTGTGATCCAAAATGAGGGTCAGCATTGGTTAGAATTCAGTAATGGGCCCAAGTCTGGCAAAGTGACCTGGAGACATAGCTGACCTTTGGAGGGTAAGCAGAATCATGCCAGTGGGGTCTAGGGCATGAAGGCAGGACCAGAAATACCTGGAGTGTGGGCCTTTCCCCTCTGTGTCACTCCAACAGCCTAGCCTAGATTTCTGTGGACTGAGAACAAATTATTAAAGCCCTGGGCTGGGAGAGCCCAGCAAACCCTGCATGAGCAGCCGCCTCCCTCTGCCCACTAGCTAGCACTTTGGCTGGGTTTACCTTTCACTCCCCAAGTCAGAGCATGTCCAGGGAATGACatgaggggagggggtgggaggagcagggagggaggagccagAGTGGTAGCAGAGATGAAATGAGGATTCTGTTGCAACAGAGCATTTAAGCAAGTCTTATGCAAATACACGTGAGGCTATACGCCACTCAGTGCCTAGTCTATTTCTGCCATTTGTCTGTAGACCGGATTCCAAATACCTGGCATCTcttctctgcagcccaggccTGTGGCTCCAGGACAATTGCTATGTGTTAATGTCCTCTTACATACCGCTCTGTTGCATCCTGTgacctgctctcctctctctccaagtTTTGGCAAGGCTAGCTCTAGACTGCCACTATTCTTACAAGCTGTGGGTGGAAACTAGGGTGCCCCAGGGTCACTCACCCAGCCTCCCTCAGGCCTGATTTGGACTGTAGACCCCAGCTgctgtttccacttcctctcaGCCTGGTCCAGCTGCCTGAAGAGAGCCTGGAGGGCCTGCAGGATCTGGCTTTGTCTGCTCAGTATATCCTCCAGGTCAAAGAATCTTTCCCCTGGGGATTGGGGCAAAGCCAAACTGGAAAGGTCGCTGGGGTGGGGCAGCAGATCCTGCTTTGGAGTGGCACATGAGGAGGTATAGATTCTGCTTCTAAGACCCTCCCCTGGAAAATGGGTCTGGGGGTCAGCAAGCAGGGGAAGCAATAGGAAAGTGCTTCCCAGGAAAACCTGACCATGTTGT
This genomic interval carries:
- the Cplx3 gene encoding complexin-3, whose amino-acid sequence is MAFMVKSMVGGQLKNLTGSLGGGEDKGDGDKSAAEAQGMSREEYEEYQKQLVEEKMERDAQFTQRKAERATLRSHFRDKYRLPKSETDESQIQLAGGDVELPRELAKMIEEDTEEEEDKASVLGQLASLPGLDLSSLKDKAQTTLGDLKQSAEKCHIM